CCGCTGTGGCCCTGTTGGTCCTCATTTACTCTGTCAACAAAAGCCGTCCCCATCTCCTCAACCTCGCCCTCCTCTTTCTCGCTCTCATCATGATTGCCTTTTTCTTCCACTACATCTACTCCTACCTCTACACCGCGCTTGGCTTTATGATCGCAGGATTCTTCATTCTTGCCACAACCTGGGCGTGGTGGTCTCTTCATAAACTTGTTGCCCGAAAGTCTTCCCAATCCGAACCTCCTACACCTAGTAAATGATCCCCTCTTGCCGACGTAAAGCTCTCTACACCCTACTAGCTGCCTACATTACTAGCCTAGCCGCGTTCTACATCTATAATGCCATCGGACTAGCCGCTCCATCTTACCGAATCCGTGCCTACACAGTTGACCCTCGCGACCTGTTGCGCGGCAACTACGCCACGCTTCGCTATGAAATCAGTGAGATGCCTGAGACTTTCAGACACCTATTTTCGGCCGGTGATAAACTTTATGTTATTCTTAAGCAAGACGCCGAGGGCTTCTGGGTGACACACCACATTTCTGCACAACCCCCGTCGCCATCTCCATACGCCCCATACATACGCGGATGGTATAGCGGCTTCGATATCAAATTTGATATGGAAAAATACTTCATTCCAGAGGATAGCAGGGCTCTGCCCTATGAGCTGATAGCCGAGATTGCCATAGACTCAAAAGGCCAAGGGCGTATAAAAAGAATTTTTCCCAAAAATTCTCACCCGCAATAGAGCCTCCCTGGCTCAATTGCATCATCCGATTCTGGTGCCTATCCACTCTATCCTTAAATAAAATTTTCCCAAAAAAGGTAAAACAATGTCAACATAATTGAAAAATTTGGTTGACATTTCCCGATTAATTTGTAAAACTTCCTCAAAATAGGAGGATAACGATGAAATATTCCCCAATCTCCCATAGCTTACCAACTCTAGCCATCATCGCCCTTGTGGCCATCCTTAACATCCATCCCGCTGCCTCTACCACATTACCTCACCGTCTTTGGGGCACCTACTATGGCGGAGCGGGCGATGACATCATCCACAGTGTTGTTTCGGACGCCTTCGGGAATATATATATAGGCGGAGTGACCCTCCCTGTCTCAGTCGCAGGAATTGCCACAAACCCCTCTTTCCAGACCACCCCAGGTTCAGGCCACGATGCGGGGACAGGCTTCGTAGCTAAATTTTTACCCACCGGTCAACGTATCTGGGGCACTTACATCAACGGCCGCGTGCAAAGCCTAGGCATCGATCCAAGCGGCAATCTCATAGTCGCCGGTTTCACCTCCAGCAGCTCCAACATCGCCACCCCAGGCACCCACAAATCCACTCCGCCAATTAATCAGCCAAGCCTCTCTGATGTGGATGCTTTCTTGATCAAATTTGATCCCAACGGTAACCGCCTCTGGGGCACCTACTACGGCGGTTTCGCCTCAATGGGCGTCCCTCAAGCCAATAACGATCAGGCCCGCGCCCTTGCGGTCGATTCATTCGGTGACATTTACTTAACAGGTGAAACGGGCATTCAAAACAACATCAACGGATCCATCGCCACGCCAGGAGCCCTCCAGACCTTCCACGGAGGCGGAGGCTCACCCTCCGACATATTTATTGTCAAATTTAGCGGATTCGACGGCACTCGTCTCTGGGGAACATACTACGGTGGCTACAACTCCGACGTCGGAACCGGAATCGCCGTCGATAACTTCGGCAACGTCCTAGTTGTCGGCTACACAAACTCTCCCAACGCACCCAATTCGTTCACCCTGGCAACTCCCGGCACCCACCAACCCTCCTTTCATACCAACAACTCCCAACTAGACGCAATACTCATAAAACTAAATTCCTTCGGCCAACGCCTCTGGGCCACCTACTTCGGAGGGACTGCAGGCGAGGCCGGCATCGGAGTAAAAGCCGACCCCAGCGGCAACATCATCATCACAGGCTCCACAAGTTCCTCCACCCTCATCGCAACTCCAGGCACCCATAAAACGACTCTTAACAACGACGACATTTTCATCGCCAAATTTAATGGCTCCAACGGCCAGCGACTCTGGGGCACATACTTTGGCGGCGCTGCAACTGAAGGTCAAAACATCGGCTCAGACCATCCCATCGCCATAGACACTCAAGGCAATATCTACCTCACAGGCCGCACAAACTCCCTCAACTTCCCCAGCACCCACCCATCCGGAGCCATCTCTACAACCAACGCTTACCAACCACAAAACACAGCCGGAACCTTCGATGGCTTCATCACCAAATTCAACGGAACTAATGGCCAGCGCCTCTGGGGCACCTACTACGGCGGCTCTGGATACGAAGATGCCCGCAGCCTGATCCTCGACAACAAAGGCAACATCATCATCGCCGGAGAAACCTCCTCCACATCCCCCGCCGGCGTTATCGCATCCTCCAACGCCCACCAAACCACCTACGGCGGCGGCTCCCGCGATGGCTTCGTCGCAAAATTCACCGAGCTATTTATCGACCTCTCAGCCATCCCCTCCTGCGCCTCAGTCGGCCAAAATATCAACGTCACCACACCCGTCCACCACTCCGCCCTCTGTCCCTCCGTCTCGATCGCACCCACCAACGTCCCGCAAGGCATCACCTACAACACCTTCGCCTCACCCCCCACCTTCTCAGGCACTTTCACAACCCCCGGCACATACAACTTCACCGTCCAACTCACCGATAGCTGCGGCAACACCCTCACCCTCAACAAAACCATCAAAGTCGGCCAGCCCACCTCCCTCCCCAACTACCCCCCACAAACCGCAATGCACAATTTCCCCTACTCCTTTAACGCCGCCGGCACCCTCGACCCCAACTTCGCTCCAGGCACCTACACCATCTCCCCCCCTCTACCCCCTGGCCTCACCCTCAACGCCTCCACAGGCCAGATCACAGGCACCCCAGGCGTCGCCTCAAGCTCCACAAGCCACACCATCACCCTCACCGACTCCTGCGGCACCTCCGTCTCCAAGCCATTCAACCTCCTCATCGTCCCCTTCCAAAACTGCACCTCCCCCGCCATCCTCAACATCACCGCCTCCCCATCCGCCTGCCAGGCCATCCACTTCACCTGGACCCCACTCCCCTCATGCCCCGCCAACACCCACCTCCACTTCCGCTACAAACTCTCCACCTCAAACACCTGGACCGGCATCCCCGTCACCTCTCGCCCCCCAATCTCGGCCGGCAGCTTCTCCCTCTCCTCCCTCCAATCCGGCACCTACGACATCCAAGTCGCCCTCGTCTCCGGCGGCCAAAACGGCACCGTCGGCCCCTACCACGGCCTCGTCCCCGTCACCTATCAATGTGTTAACTTCACCACCACACCCTCCTGTGCTTCAGTAGGCCAGTCCATCAGCTCCAACATCGCCCTCGCCAACTCCTGCCAACCCGGTAACCTCACCGCTTCAGGCCTTCCCCCAGGAGTCACCTTCACACCCAACCCCTTCGGTGGAACATTACAAGGCACCATCTCCGCGCCAGGCTCCTACACCATCACCATCACCGGCACCTCAGCCTGCGGTCCCATCCCCCCACAAACCTTCACCATCAACACCCCCACCACTCCCACCCTTCCCACTTACCCCACCGTCTATGGCATGCAATCCACCGCCTTCACCTACAACCTCGGCGGCACCGTCAGCGCCACCCCTGCCACCTACTCCATGATCCCCAACCTCACCAGCATCGGCCTCACCCTCGACCCCACCACCGGCCTCCTCTCCGGCACCCCCACCATCTCTGGCTCCATCCAGACCACTGTCACCCTCACCGACGCCTGCAGCAACTCCACCTCCGCACCCCTCACCCTCCAACTCGTCCCATTCCAACCCTGCTCCGCGTTTAACTTCAACCCCACCCTCATCCCCACCAACAACTGCACCCAAGCCATCCTCAACTGGACCCCCACCGGCAACTGCCAGCCCCAAAACTTCCTCGCCATCCGCTTCCGCTCCGGCAACAACCCCTGGATCTACCTCCCCATGTCCCAACGCCCGCCCGTCTCCGCCG
This DNA window, taken from Candidatus Methylacidiphilales bacterium, encodes the following:
- a CDS encoding GDYXXLXY domain-containing protein; protein product: MIPSCRRKALYTLLAAYITSLAAFYIYNAIGLAAPSYRIRAYTVDPRDLLRGNYATLRYEISEMPETFRHLFSAGDKLYVILKQDAEGFWVTHHISAQPPSPSPYAPYIRGWYSGFDIKFDMEKYFIPEDSRALPYELIAEIAIDSKGQGRIKRIFPKNSHPQ